AACTTTGGTAACAATTGGATCGTGACATTAGGTTGGCGAGACCTCTAAAAAATATTATATTTTGGAGGTTTGTAATGGGCAAATATGAAGCTCTTGCAAAAGACATTGTAGCAAACGTGGGTGGCAAAGAAAATGTCATTTCCGTTATTAACTGTATCACGCGCTTGCGTTTTAAACTCAGAGATGAGAAGAAGGCAAATACGGAAGCGTTGAAAAAGATGGATGGCGTAGTAACGGTCATGAAATCTGGCGGACAGTATCAAGTCGTGATTGGAAATCATGTTCCTGACGTGCGTGCAGACGTGGATGCCGTTTTGGGCGTCCTTGAGACTTCAGAGGAAGATGCGGGGAAAAAAGGAAATCTCTTTGACCAGTTTGTAGATATGATTTCTGGAATCTTCCAACCGATTCTTGCACCGCTTTCTGCAGCAGGTATGCTCAAAGGGGTGAATGCCATCCTTTCGTTCTCACTAGGGCAAGGTTATCAGGCGTCATCAACTTATGCCGTCCTTAATGCAATGGGCGATGGTTTATTCCTCTTTTTACCAATTTTCATAGGCTTTGCGGCGATGAAAAAATTTAGAGGGTCACCTTTTGTAGGGATGATGATTGCGACTGCTTTGGTTTATCCTGGTTTCCTAGATGGTTCAATCACTGCGACATTTGCTAAAAGTGGTGGATTGGATTTGTTTGGCATTCCGTTTTCGGTGCCTGCGGCAGGTTACGGCTCAACTGTGATGCCAATTATTGCGATTACAGCTTTTGCAGCATTTCTAGAGCGACAATTGAAAAAGATTATTCCTGACGTGGTGAAACTTTTCTTGGTGCCATTCTTTACAGCAATCATCTCTGTTCCTCTTGGATTTTTGGTGATTGGGCCAGTGATGAACGTGGCTTCGGATGCGTTGGGTAAAGGATTGATGGCTTTACAAGGCTTTAATCCGATTATCTTTGGACTGGTGCTTGGTTTTGCTTGGCAAGTCTTGGTAATGTTTGGACTGCACTGGGCAATTGTTCCTTTTGCGATTATTTCTTTGGCCAAAGGAGAGCCTACGGCACTCTTAACAGCAGCTGGGGTAGCTTCTTTTGCTCAAACGGGTGCTGTTGGTGCGGTGATGTTGAAAACGAAGGATAAAAAACTTCGCGAAATGGCCATTCCAGCCTTTATCTCTGGTTGGTTTGGGGTAACGGAGCCTGCGATTTACGGGATTACCCTTCCTAAGAAACGTCCATTCTGGATTTCTTGTGCGGTCAGTGGTGTTCTTGCTGCGGTAGCAATGGGAATGGGAATTAAAGCTTACACAATGGGAGCACTTGGTATTTTCAGCTTCACTTCAAATATCTCATTGGATGGTGATGTCTCTGGTGCTGTGAAGATGATGATTTTGGCAGGGATTGCGGTTATTGCAGGATTTATCGTAACCTACATCGTAGGTTTTGAAGATGAAATCGTGGAAGTGAGCGAAGATGTAGTGGCAACACCTGTTAATTTTGCTAAACAAAAGACTAATAAAGAAGTGATTTTCACTCCAATTGAAGGTCATGTGATTCCTTTGTCAGAAGTGAAAGATGCTGCCTTTTCAGCGGAAATCATGGGTAAAGGAGTAGCAATTGAGCCTACTATCGGTGAAGTACGCGCCCCTTTTGATGGGATGGTCATGATTTTATTCCCAACGAAGCACGCGATTGGTCTGGTTTCAGATCAGGGTTCTGAGGTATTGGTGCATATCGGTATTGATACGGTGCAACTTGAGGGACAATACTTTGAGACTTTTGTCAAACAAGGGCAAATGGTCAAAAAAGGTGATTTGTTGATTAAATTTGATATTGAAAGCATCCAAAATGCAGGTTATAGTACACAGGTGCCGATTATCGTGACTAATTCACAAGATTATATGGATGTGCTTGCGACGGATAAAGCTTATGTGAAAAAAGATGAAATGCTTTTGACAGCTATTGGAGCTCAGACGACGGAACTTGTGGCAAATCCAGTATAAAAAGAAATGATGATTAAAAAATTAAGAGAGAAGAGAGTGTAAAAATGACATTTAAAACAGATTTTTTGTGGGGCGGAGCAACAGCGGCAAATCAATTGGAAGGTGCTTATGATGTGGATGGAAAAGGGCTTTCGGTCACTGATGTAATGCCTGGTGGGAAAGAACGCTTGGGAATCCTTGATTCAGAGTCATTTGATTGGACAATTGATAAGGAGCACCATACTTATCCTAATCATCAAGGGATTGACCATTATCATCATTTCAAAGAAGATATTGCTTTGTTTGCTGAAATGGGCTTTAAGGCTTATCGTTTCTCAGTGGCTTGGACGCGGATTTTTCCAAATGGGGATGAAATGACCCCTAATGAAGCGGGACTGAAGTTTTATGATCAGGTGATCGAGGAGTGTTTGAAGTATCAGATTGAACCGGTCATTACGATTTCACACTATGAAATGCCTCTGCATTTGGTCACAGCGTATGGTGGCTGGAAGAATCGCGCTCTGATTGAGTTTTATGGCCGTTTTGCTCAGGTTTTATTGAAACGCTATCAAGATAAAGTCAAATATTGGATGACTTTTAATGAAATCAATTCAGCGACTTTTATTCCAGGGCTTAGTCAAGGTTTGGCGCCTTTGAATGGCAGTAAAGAGCGTAAAAATATTTTCCAAGCTTGGCATAATCAATTTGTGGCGAGCGCGCAAGCGGTCAAATTTGGTCATGCTTTGAATAAGGATTTGAAGATTGGTTGCATGAGTATTTATTCAACGACTTATTCTTTTGATGCAAATCCAGTCAATCAAATTGCAACTCAACAAAGTATTCAAGAATTTAATTATTTCTGTAATGATGTGCAGGTTCGAGGGGCTTATCCAGCATTTACTCATCGTTTGTACGAAAAATATGGAGTTAAAGCTGAGGATTTGGATATTACGGCTGAGGATTTGGCACTTTTGAAAGAGGGAACGGTGGACTATATTGGCTTTAGTTACTATATGTCTTCTGTCGAATCTCAGACAGGTGAAGGGGTCGAAGCTAGTGGTAATATGGTGCTTGGCGGGGTTAAAAATCCTTTCTTGCAAGAGAGTGAATGGGGTTGGGCTGTTGACCCTGATGGACTGCGCTATGCTCTGAACGACTTGTATGGTCGCTATCAAGTGCCTTTATTTATCGTAGAAAATGGCTTGGGAGCCATTGATCAGGTCAATGAAGATGGCACAATCGAAGATGATTATCGGATTGATTACCTGAGAAAACATATTAAGGCAATGGAAGAAGCGATTGCTGATGGTGTGGATGTCATGGGCTATACGCCATGGGGTTGTATTGACTTGGTTTCGGCCTCAACGGGTGAGATGAGTAAGCGTTATGGTTTCATCTATGTTGATTTGGACGATGAGGGTGTCGGTACTGGCAAGCGTTCTAAGAAAAAATCATTTGATTGGTACAAGGAAGTCATTGCGTCAAATGGCAAAAATTTGTAAAAGAAGTGAGAGAATTTATTTTCGTCAGCAAATTCTCTGACGTTTACGGTAAAAAATAAATTCCGTCAGTAAATTCTCTGGCTTTTAGTGAAATAAAAAGATTCCGTCAGCGTGGCGGAATTTTTGCTTGAAAAAATGGATAGTGGTAAGGCTTAAAGTGCGGAGAATTTTGCTATAATAGGGATAAATCTTAATGGAAATGAGTTAATTTATGGCAGAAGAAAAGAAAAGCTCGGGAATGTTTGCGGTTCTTGCGGCTTTGGGTGCGAATGTTTTGGTGGCAATCAGTAAATTTATTGGTTTTGGTTTGTCAGGCTCAGCTGCGATGCTTAATGAGAGTATTCACTCGGTGGTCGATTGTGGGAACCAGATTTTGCTATTGTTTGGTGATCGGCGCTCGCGTCAAGCAAGTTCCAATTTACACCAATTTGGCGAGGCACGAGCGAAATACTTTTTTAGTATGATTGTGGCGACTTTTCTCTTTTTTGGGGGTGGTGTGATCGGGGTCATGGAGGCCTACGACAAGTTGGTGCATCCTGCGCACTCGGTGGAAAATCCGTGGATTGTGATTGGAATTTTGCTGATTGGGATGCTGATTGAAGGGTCATCTTTACGGGTTGCGTTCAAGGAAATTGCTGAGTTGAACACAGAGAAATTGCCGATT
The DNA window shown above is from Lactococcus sp. S-13 and carries:
- a CDS encoding glycoside hydrolase family 1 protein, with the protein product MTFKTDFLWGGATAANQLEGAYDVDGKGLSVTDVMPGGKERLGILDSESFDWTIDKEHHTYPNHQGIDHYHHFKEDIALFAEMGFKAYRFSVAWTRIFPNGDEMTPNEAGLKFYDQVIEECLKYQIEPVITISHYEMPLHLVTAYGGWKNRALIEFYGRFAQVLLKRYQDKVKYWMTFNEINSATFIPGLSQGLAPLNGSKERKNIFQAWHNQFVASAQAVKFGHALNKDLKIGCMSIYSTTYSFDANPVNQIATQQSIQEFNYFCNDVQVRGAYPAFTHRLYEKYGVKAEDLDITAEDLALLKEGTVDYIGFSYYMSSVESQTGEGVEASGNMVLGGVKNPFLQESEWGWAVDPDGLRYALNDLYGRYQVPLFIVENGLGAIDQVNEDGTIEDDYRIDYLRKHIKAMEEAIADGVDVMGYTPWGCIDLVSASTGEMSKRYGFIYVDLDDEGVGTGKRSKKKSFDWYKEVIASNGKNL
- a CDS encoding beta-glucoside-specific PTS transporter subunit IIABC, producing MGKYEALAKDIVANVGGKENVISVINCITRLRFKLRDEKKANTEALKKMDGVVTVMKSGGQYQVVIGNHVPDVRADVDAVLGVLETSEEDAGKKGNLFDQFVDMISGIFQPILAPLSAAGMLKGVNAILSFSLGQGYQASSTYAVLNAMGDGLFLFLPIFIGFAAMKKFRGSPFVGMMIATALVYPGFLDGSITATFAKSGGLDLFGIPFSVPAAGYGSTVMPIIAITAFAAFLERQLKKIIPDVVKLFLVPFFTAIISVPLGFLVIGPVMNVASDALGKGLMALQGFNPIIFGLVLGFAWQVLVMFGLHWAIVPFAIISLAKGEPTALLTAAGVASFAQTGAVGAVMLKTKDKKLREMAIPAFISGWFGVTEPAIYGITLPKKRPFWISCAVSGVLAAVAMGMGIKAYTMGALGIFSFTSNISLDGDVSGAVKMMILAGIAVIAGFIVTYIVGFEDEIVEVSEDVVATPVNFAKQKTNKEVIFTPIEGHVIPLSEVKDAAFSAEIMGKGVAIEPTIGEVRAPFDGMVMILFPTKHAIGLVSDQGSEVLVHIGIDTVQLEGQYFETFVKQGQMVKKGDLLIKFDIESIQNAGYSTQVPIIVTNSQDYMDVLATDKAYVKKDEMLLTAIGAQTTELVANPV